One Vallitalea pronyensis genomic region harbors:
- a CDS encoding glycoside hydrolase family 2 TIM barrel-domain containing protein encodes MREKLSLDKGWKFYKGDPAPPPLNGHQAVYMASKTERGRGLAAKDYYDADWEDVNVPHDYVILGDYDKTLQGSQGYLKRENAWYRRSFTISEEDKDKRLTLIFDGVATHATVWVNGHLLERNFCGYNSFEMDITDVIRMNETNVIAVRVETSELEGWWYEGAGIYRHVWMVKTNKTAVANWGTFVNPTKMGDTWQVAISTEISNSNFSNKKLTILHELKDQEGKCIASIDDHIETHHRDRISHSINIQDIQPRLWDINDPYLYQVTTSLKYDHTIVDVYETTFGFRALKFDADTGFYLNDINTKIKGVCGHFDHGGLGVAVPDQVWELRIKKLKAMGCNAYRCGHTPPAPEFLDLCDKYGLLVMDESRWFETSRIGLLQVENMLRRDRNHPSVFMWSVGNEEPLQSTDTGEKLAVHLKRFVRTLDTSRPVTVALNGGFYDSKVSKASDVVGVNYNYGCYDKLHELLPDHPICSPEVGATSNTRSVYVNAPENGHYLAYDDIHAKFGSTHRKAWEEVVNRDFVFGVFVWTGFEYRGESTWPKLFAGGGALDSSGFEKDNYHLFKALWTEEPMVHVMPHWNLDIEEGTEVKVMTYTNCEEVELFLNGNSLGRKENHPIHQTEWTVPYKEGTLRAVAYHKNKEAAVDIKETLKAPYHVEVNETPTGGKSLEQDVKVLEVSIRDKEGRLATHLDEQMTFELEGMTLLGTGNGDPADHDHNRTTDRKLFKGLCQVITRMNEQVENCRITVKTPNYGEASLVLDTKNVTTYPVLPIAKREWTISQWWRSPVKAHGIDLNKPINIHDVNTWEPITLGHQVFEKGKGYRHYYVSTKMPSFNDALNMACIKLVGIQGPVQFKIEHNKDYWPLPQPQAFLAIEEAFKEDTKEHLIPLKGFYKNEAVLLHIVVENQLNHIVGLKSVQWVIIKK; translated from the coding sequence ATGAGAGAGAAATTAAGTTTAGATAAAGGATGGAAATTCTATAAAGGTGACCCAGCACCGCCGCCATTAAATGGTCATCAAGCGGTTTATATGGCATCAAAAACTGAAAGGGGCAGGGGCCTTGCAGCAAAAGACTATTATGATGCGGATTGGGAAGATGTGAATGTACCACATGATTATGTTATTCTTGGCGACTATGATAAAACGTTACAAGGTAGTCAAGGGTACTTAAAAAGAGAAAATGCTTGGTATCGCAGAAGTTTTACTATCAGTGAAGAGGATAAAGATAAACGCCTAACCTTAATATTTGATGGTGTTGCTACACATGCTACAGTTTGGGTTAATGGTCATCTTCTAGAGCGCAATTTTTGTGGGTACAATAGTTTTGAAATGGATATCACAGATGTCATAAGAATGAATGAAACAAATGTGATTGCTGTAAGGGTAGAGACTTCTGAACTAGAAGGTTGGTGGTACGAAGGTGCAGGCATTTATCGCCATGTATGGATGGTTAAAACAAATAAAACAGCCGTAGCCAATTGGGGTACGTTTGTGAACCCTACTAAAATGGGGGATACGTGGCAAGTAGCCATTAGTACCGAAATCAGTAACAGTAATTTTTCCAATAAAAAACTTACCATTTTACACGAACTTAAAGATCAAGAAGGTAAGTGTATAGCCAGTATAGATGATCACATAGAAACACACCATAGAGATAGGATTAGCCATAGCATTAACATACAAGACATACAACCTAGACTCTGGGATATCAATGACCCTTACTTATATCAAGTAACAACCTCCCTAAAATACGACCATACAATTGTTGATGTGTATGAGACGACCTTTGGTTTTAGAGCCCTGAAATTTGATGCGGATACAGGATTTTATCTGAATGACATCAATACTAAAATCAAAGGGGTGTGTGGTCACTTCGATCATGGCGGTCTTGGTGTTGCCGTACCTGACCAAGTATGGGAGTTACGCATAAAAAAGTTAAAGGCAATGGGCTGTAATGCTTATCGATGCGGGCATACGCCACCAGCACCAGAATTTTTAGACTTATGTGATAAGTACGGCTTACTGGTTATGGATGAATCCAGGTGGTTTGAGACGTCTAGAATTGGATTATTACAAGTTGAAAATATGCTGAGGCGTGATCGCAACCATCCATCTGTCTTTATGTGGTCTGTTGGGAACGAAGAACCTCTTCAAAGTACAGATACTGGGGAAAAATTAGCTGTGCACTTAAAAAGATTTGTTAGGACATTGGATACATCACGACCTGTCACAGTGGCTTTAAATGGAGGATTTTATGATTCCAAAGTATCAAAAGCCAGTGATGTGGTTGGGGTGAATTATAATTATGGCTGTTATGATAAGCTTCATGAACTGTTGCCAGACCATCCAATATGTTCACCAGAAGTAGGTGCTACATCCAACACAAGAAGTGTATATGTAAATGCGCCTGAGAATGGGCATTACTTAGCCTATGACGACATCCATGCCAAGTTTGGTTCCACCCATAGAAAAGCGTGGGAAGAAGTTGTAAATAGAGATTTTGTTTTTGGTGTTTTTGTATGGACAGGGTTTGAATATCGAGGCGAATCAACATGGCCTAAGTTGTTTGCAGGTGGCGGTGCATTGGATTCATCTGGTTTTGAAAAAGATAATTATCATCTATTTAAAGCACTCTGGACAGAAGAACCCATGGTACATGTGATGCCGCATTGGAATCTTGATATAGAGGAAGGTACAGAAGTTAAGGTGATGACATATACCAACTGTGAAGAAGTTGAGTTATTTCTAAATGGTAACTCCTTAGGTAGAAAAGAGAATCACCCTATTCATCAGACTGAGTGGACGGTTCCATATAAAGAAGGTACTTTAAGAGCAGTTGCCTATCATAAGAACAAGGAAGCAGCCGTTGATATAAAAGAAACCTTAAAGGCTCCGTATCATGTTGAAGTCAATGAAACCCCAACAGGCGGAAAAAGCCTAGAGCAGGATGTAAAAGTATTGGAAGTAAGCATTAGAGACAAAGAAGGAAGGCTAGCGACTCACCTGGATGAACAGATGACCTTTGAACTTGAGGGTATGACACTTCTTGGCACAGGGAATGGGGACCCGGCAGATCATGACCATAACAGAACGACTGACCGAAAGCTATTTAAAGGCTTATGCCAAGTTATTACAAGAATGAATGAACAAGTGGAGAATTGCAGGATTACCGTGAAGACACCGAACTATGGAGAAGCATCACTGGTTTTAGATACAAAAAATGTCACCACATATCCTGTATTACCTATAGCTAAAAGAGAATGGACCATTAGCCAGTGGTGGCGATCACCCGTTAAAGCCCATGGAATAGATTTAAATAAACCCATCAATATTCATGATGTAAATACCTGGGAGCCCATCACATTAGGTCATCAGGTCTTTGAGAAAGGAAAGGGTTATCGACACTATTATGTCAGTACAAAAATGCCAAGTTTCAATGATGCATTGAATATGGCTTGTATCAAATTAGTGGGTATTCAGGGGCCTGTGCAATTTAAAATTGAGCACAACAAAGATTATTGGCCATTACCACAACCCCAAGCATTTTTAGCCATTGAAGAGGCTTTCAAAGAGGACACAAAGGAACACCTGATACCACTGAAAGGTTTTTATAAAAATGAAGCAGTATTGTTGCACATTGTGGTTGAAAACCAGTTGAACCATATTGTTGGGTTAAAATCCGTACAGTGGGTTATCATAAAAAAATAA
- a CDS encoding helix-turn-helix domain-containing protein, which yields MHVQKMKSSVLYSQYVSVKIVEQGIVHGDTRWCYKGVTSPFHRLYHVIDGELTVRENGQRYGLKKGNYYLMRRNATMDYYAKDKFILHYLHIQYPLIGGFDMLQSIDSITHFKLLDDQKIRFNRLFRKCNVAGFAAGVSLLYELLGQLIDQNGLYEHALFFSQNHYITLLEKIERETNVGLTVDDMAKMCEQSTSDFSRKFKKTVGMSPKAYLHHIILEKSKVLLASTTLSMKEIAFGLGFNDNLYFSRFFKKYCDMSPMAYRKSQI from the coding sequence ATGCATGTACAGAAAATGAAAAGCAGTGTCTTATATAGTCAATATGTGAGTGTTAAGATAGTTGAACAGGGTATTGTTCATGGTGATACACGATGGTGTTATAAGGGGGTTACCTCACCTTTTCACCGTTTATACCATGTCATAGATGGTGAACTTACCGTTAGAGAAAATGGCCAGCGCTATGGTTTGAAAAAAGGTAATTACTACCTTATGCGACGGAATGCCACAATGGATTATTATGCTAAAGACAAATTTATTTTACACTACTTGCATATACAGTACCCATTAATTGGTGGTTTTGACATGCTTCAATCCATAGACAGTATTACACATTTTAAATTATTGGATGATCAGAAAATAAGATTTAACCGTTTGTTTCGAAAGTGCAATGTTGCGGGGTTTGCAGCAGGTGTCAGCTTGTTATATGAATTATTAGGACAACTAATCGATCAGAATGGATTGTATGAACATGCTCTTTTTTTTAGTCAAAATCATTATATTACCTTGCTTGAAAAGATTGAGCGAGAAACCAACGTGGGGTTAACAGTTGATGACATGGCCAAAATGTGTGAACAATCCACATCAGATTTTTCTCGTAAGTTTAAAAAAACGGTCGGTATGTCCCCTAAAGCATATCTTCATCATATTATTTTAGAAAAAAGTAAAGTTTTATTGGCGTCGACAACACTTTCCATGAAAGAAATAGCCTTTGGACTTGGTTTTAACGATAACCTTTATTTTTCTCGATTTTTTAAAAAATATTGTGATATGTCCCCTATGGCTTATCGGAAGAGTCAGATATAA
- a CDS encoding uroporphyrinogen decarboxylase family protein, translated as MSYADGLAALNLEMPDRVPRTEYSAHAHWDLVNKVLGTSVTASSPDEVKEKASTDFKLKWNYDFSWTILYHSWIFGEHRTSMGHAEYASEGSDFNNQVYSPFSSYEDVLKMDFKGTYTVPTHAALVKQQNEHFQKQKILNPDAVAMTGIYVTLISGLLEVFGWDYLLMAAGMDQEGFGETANRYAKFIQPYFNSLADCDSDVIMVHDDIVWTSGAFISPEWYRKYVFPNYKIMFAPLIEAGKKIIYTSDGNFTQFIDDIADCGINAFVMEPTTDMAYIAEKYGKTHAFVGNADTRILLKGDKDAIYNEVKRCMDIGKNCPGFFMAVGNHIPSNTPVENAIFYNEVYEELSRRK; from the coding sequence ATGTCATATGCAGACGGCTTAGCAGCCTTAAATCTAGAGATGCCAGACAGAGTTCCTCGTACTGAATATTCTGCTCATGCTCACTGGGATCTTGTTAACAAAGTCCTTGGAACATCTGTTACTGCATCATCACCTGATGAGGTCAAGGAAAAAGCTTCCACAGACTTCAAATTAAAATGGAATTACGATTTTTCATGGACTATTCTTTATCATAGTTGGATATTTGGTGAACACAGAACCAGTATGGGTCACGCAGAATATGCTTCCGAAGGGAGCGATTTTAATAACCAGGTTTACTCACCTTTCTCATCCTATGAAGATGTTCTCAAGATGGATTTTAAAGGAACCTACACCGTTCCAACGCATGCAGCACTCGTTAAGCAACAAAATGAACATTTCCAAAAGCAAAAGATATTAAATCCAGATGCAGTTGCGATGACAGGTATCTATGTAACACTTATATCTGGTCTTCTTGAAGTGTTTGGCTGGGACTACTTGCTTATGGCAGCTGGAATGGACCAAGAAGGCTTTGGAGAAACTGCTAATCGCTATGCAAAATTTATTCAGCCCTATTTTAATTCCCTAGCTGATTGTGATTCAGATGTTATTATGGTACATGATGATATTGTTTGGACATCTGGTGCTTTCATTAGCCCAGAGTGGTACCGTAAATATGTCTTCCCTAACTATAAAATTATGTTTGCTCCACTCATAGAAGCTGGAAAGAAAATCATCTATACTTCCGATGGTAACTTCACACAATTCATAGATGATATTGCTGATTGTGGCATCAATGCTTTTGTTATGGAACCAACGACAGACATGGCTTATATTGCTGAAAAGTATGGCAAAACCCATGCATTTGTTGGTAATGCAGACACAAGAATACTTCTCAAAGGTGATAAAGATGCAATTTATAATGAAGTGAAACGATGTATGGATATTGGTAAGAACTGCCCAGGATTCTTTATGGCCGTTGGTAATCATATCCCTTCTAATACACCTGTAGAAAATGCTATTTTCTATAATGAGGTATATGAGGAGCTGTCCAGAAGGAAATAA
- a CDS encoding cysteine peptidase family C39 domain-containing protein, translated as MIKSANVLPLKYPPITCYEEQANILSILLNDERTLPWIYSNYIHSEVYEHQGQETKVHFYKIPCDWLKIDSVPFSLVEKMGTTLDDFLMKAIDLGYYVRFTIDAFHIPSYEVDFHYPHHIMVHGYDQSKKKYHIADNFKLGKYSYEECTFQDMNNAYLSGVQEKVVIKNPVFNLISLKKDFKYQFDIEFVSNALEAYITSANISLLHMRQNEQHKKNWQYGFAQYRFLQNQIDNLMNNEYFSGIRSFQFLFDHNSMMLDRIAYMGNSGFLKDSETHYKDYTVINKKCMTIRSFIIKYALSPNNKTLVKAKSLLSQIEESERKILQSLIKDLRLQISR; from the coding sequence ATGATAAAAAGTGCTAATGTACTACCACTCAAGTATCCACCAATAACATGCTATGAAGAGCAAGCAAATATACTTTCAATATTACTTAATGATGAAAGAACTTTACCTTGGATCTATAGTAATTATATTCATTCAGAAGTGTATGAACATCAAGGCCAAGAAACAAAAGTACATTTTTATAAAATACCTTGCGATTGGCTAAAGATTGATTCAGTACCATTTTCATTAGTAGAAAAAATGGGAACTACGCTAGACGATTTTTTAATGAAAGCCATTGATCTGGGTTATTATGTAAGATTTACCATTGATGCTTTCCATATTCCTTCTTACGAAGTTGACTTCCATTATCCTCATCATATTATGGTTCACGGTTATGATCAATCAAAGAAAAAATATCATATTGCTGATAATTTTAAATTAGGAAAATACAGCTACGAAGAATGTACATTCCAAGATATGAACAATGCTTATTTATCAGGTGTTCAGGAAAAAGTGGTTATTAAAAATCCTGTTTTTAATTTAATAAGCTTAAAAAAAGATTTCAAGTATCAATTTGATATCGAATTTGTATCTAACGCGCTGGAGGCATACATAACATCAGCGAATATCTCCTTATTACATATGCGTCAAAATGAGCAACATAAGAAAAATTGGCAGTATGGCTTCGCCCAATATCGTTTTTTACAAAACCAAATCGATAACTTAATGAACAATGAGTATTTTTCTGGTATTAGGTCGTTTCAATTCCTTTTTGACCATAATTCAATGATGCTAGATAGAATAGCCTATATGGGTAATAGCGGTTTCTTAAAAGATTCAGAAACCCATTATAAAGATTATACTGTTATCAACAAAAAATGTATGACCATTAGATCTTTTATTATTAAGTATGCATTATCTCCAAATAATAAAACCCTTGTAAAAGCAAAATCTCTTTTGTCCCAAATAGAAGAAAGTGAAAGGAAAATATTGCAGTCATTAATAAAAGATTTAAGGTTGCAGATTAGTCGTTAG
- a CDS encoding phosphotransferase enzyme family protein: MLKLKYLEDNRDLVMTLLDYWVYDEESLSLLNEFRISSNAIYPYKAQGNVHLLRFSPNAEKIPETILAELEYLEYLQKNNYLVPEIIPSKNGNTLEIINTSWGVYSAAVFKHVKGEKLDRISLTDQILFGYGKALGELHVLSQKYKPKVYKRISHEEQLDVMLKAMTPFKEEEQIRSAIKALKKDMKALIKTQDNYGLIHYDYELDNVFYEKKSNKYYIIDFDDAVYHYYMMDIVKCKDNILEEHPEMDEKHVVSCFLEGYTSVKPIDKRMLDDEDVFKRYYQLYSYVRCRLALAEPIDNPPEWMVELTHRIENYLKEIKGYLII, translated from the coding sequence ATGTTAAAATTAAAGTATTTAGAAGATAACCGTGATTTGGTCATGACATTGTTAGATTATTGGGTATATGATGAAGAAAGCCTTTCATTACTCAATGAGTTTCGTATTTCATCCAATGCTATATACCCCTATAAAGCTCAAGGTAATGTGCATTTGTTAAGATTTTCCCCAAATGCTGAGAAAATACCAGAGACTATTCTTGCAGAGCTTGAATATCTGGAATACTTACAGAAGAATAACTATTTAGTACCAGAAATTATACCATCCAAGAACGGAAATACTCTTGAAATCATAAACACATCATGGGGCGTTTACTCAGCTGCAGTTTTTAAGCATGTAAAAGGTGAGAAGTTAGACCGTATATCACTGACAGACCAGATTTTATTTGGTTATGGAAAAGCCCTTGGTGAATTGCATGTACTCAGCCAGAAATACAAGCCCAAGGTTTACAAGCGCATATCTCACGAAGAACAATTGGATGTGATGTTAAAAGCAATGACACCTTTCAAAGAAGAAGAGCAAATACGTTCAGCTATAAAAGCATTAAAAAAGGATATGAAAGCCTTGATAAAAACACAAGATAATTATGGCCTTATTCATTATGATTATGAATTGGATAATGTATTTTATGAGAAAAAATCCAATAAGTATTATATCATCGATTTTGATGATGCTGTCTATCACTATTATATGATGGATATTGTTAAATGTAAGGATAATATACTGGAGGAGCATCCAGAAATGGATGAAAAGCATGTAGTAAGCTGTTTTTTAGAAGGTTATACATCCGTAAAACCAATTGATAAGAGGATGTTGGACGATGAAGATGTTTTTAAGCGATACTATCAACTATATAGCTATGTACGATGCCGTCTTGCATTGGCTGAACCTATTGACAATCCTCCTGAATGGATGGTGGAATTAACGCATCGAATTGAAAATTATTTGAAGGAAATAAAGGGTTATTTAATCATATAA